A single genomic interval of Macadamia integrifolia cultivar HAES 741 unplaced genomic scaffold, SCU_Mint_v3 scaffold1019, whole genome shotgun sequence harbors:
- the LOC122062400 gene encoding regulator of telomere elongation helicase 1 homolog, whose amino-acid sequence MPTYKIRGIDVDFPFEAYDCQLVYMEKVIQSLQDKCNALLESPTGTGKTLCLLCATLAWRKSLGPFSTGKNARKAQNMEDKDLPLSQSQSGTRNLPTIVYTSRTHSQLQQVIQELKRTNYRPKMVVLGSREQLCIHDEVRILHGRAQTNACHSLCRGRKKRCTHYSRVADYVKRHPNLGDDPIDIEDLVNIGRTDGACPYYTSRELHKIVDILFAPYNYLIDRKNCKTLSLEWHNSVLIFDEAHNLESICADAASFDIPSGLLSACISEAQKCVDLSIAKKAIEQSNDKALNPDNFAILKALLLKLEKRIAEVPIESKEFGFTRPGPYVYELLADLNITYETASMLIDTIEVAASLLEEDGGPQKANGTVCRLESMGDILFTIFRDGSKDHAKFYQVHVQEVEASTTDVFRGKASRILSWWCFNPGMAMERFSKLGVGSIILTSGTLSPLESFAQELKLEFPVQLENPHVISSNQIWAGVVSNGPSGCSFNSSYRNRDSLEYKQDLGNAIVNFARIVPDGLLVFFPSYYLLDQCIGCWKTMGHTNSTNSSTIWERICRHKQPVVEPRQSALFPSAIEDFMTKLKDASTSGAVFFAVCRGKVSEGLDFADHAGRAVVITGIPFAMRTDPKIRLKREYLDQQVQSQMKNFKFLTGEEWYRQQASRAVNQAVGRIIRHRNDYGAIILCDERFMQPGRQGEMSLWLRPYVKCYSNFGEVVFTLTRFFRDGGKFDLKTSNRGIRDVKGVKVIQPQDKFLWDKPCIDSITSVDGCCSEQPLSSVPAAGRGNTTSQLDAILPANRSTLTPCKQTHPLAIKYSGVLSHGEKNLWASKRKDQHYQNSGVIDLTIDSPLDEKPSTAELMESCSSKKPKILETDYAVTKFSENSRLSEHLYDVKTAQSNHTSIKIEKHGKQSQPSVGGPAEIVTYESSRNLQHAQVGSLVINDDDMMTQKIAKFSPDRHKGVNSSTVSCVDEEKKGSNFLIQVQENLSAVEYKEFVGFMKALKSKTMKINHVLQSIASLFSAPGRFLLLRRFKDYIPEKYRPIYEQHLRIHEAANHGS is encoded by the exons ATGCCAACTTACAAGATCAGAGGGATCGATGTTGATTTCCCTTTCGAGGCTTACGATTGCCAGTTAGTTTATATGGAGAAAGTCATCCAGTCGTTACAGGAT AAATGCAATGCATTATTGGAGAGTCCTACTGGAACAGGAAAGACCCTGTGTCTTCTCTGTGCTACATTGGCTTGGAGGAAGAGTTTGGGTCCTTTCTCAACTGGAAAGAATGCGCGGAAAGCTCAGAATATGGAAGACAAGGACTTACCTCTATCACAATCGCAATCTGGAACCAGAAATCTCCCTACTATCGTATACACTTCACGCACCCACAGCCAGCTCCAGCAAGTAATTCAAGAGTTAAAAAGAACCAATTACAG GCCGAAAATGGTGGTATTAGGTTCTCGGGAGCAATTGTGCATTCATGATGAAGTGCGTATTCTTCATGGGAGAGCACAAACCAATGCTTGTCATTCCCTTTGTAGGGGCCGCAAAAAGCGATGCACCCATTATTCTCGTGTAGCAG aTTATGTGAAGCGTCATCCTAATCTCGGAGATGACCCTATTGACATAGAGGACCTGGTTAATATTGGACGAACTGATGGGGC GTGCCCTTACTATACTTCAAGAGAGCTCCACAAGATTGTTGATATTTTGTTTGCTCCTTACAACTATCTCATAGATCGTAAGAACTGTAAAACTCTTAGTCTGGAGTGGCATAACAGTGTACTCATATTTGATGAGGCTCACAACTTG GAAAGCATATGTGCAGATGCAGCATCCTTTGACATACCATCTGGCCTTCTGTCTGCTTGCATTTCTGAAGCACAAAAATGCGTTGACCTTTCTATTGCAAAGAAGGCAATTGAACAATCAAATGATAAAGCCCTTAATCCAGATAATTTTGCTATTCTTAAAG CTCTTCTGCTGAAGCTGGAGAAGCGAATTGCTGAAGTACCAATTGAATCCAAGGAGTTTGGTTTTACTCGACCAGGGCCTTATGTCTATGAATTGCTTGCTGATCTGAATATCACATATGAAACTGCCAGTATGTTAATTGATACAATTGAAGTAGCTGCATCGCTTCTTGAGGAAG ATGGAGGGCCACAAAAGGCAAATGGCACTGTATGCAGGCTCGAAAGTATGGGTGATATTCTTTTCACAATTTTTAGAGATGGGAGTAAAGATCATGCCAAATTCTATCAG GTTCACGTGCAGGAAGTAGAAGCGAGTACTACAGATGTCTTTAGAG GCAAGGCATCAAGGATTCTCAGCTGGTGGTGTTTCAACCCAGGAATGGCAATGGAGAGATTCTCCAAGCTGGGTGTTGGTTCTATCATTTTGACATCTGGCACATTATCTCCACTTGAGTCATTTGCGCAGGAGTTGAAGTT AGAATTTCCTGTTCAGTTGGAGAATCCTCATGTTATATCTTCAAATCAAATCTGGGCTGGAGTTGTATCTAATGGTCCATCTGGTTGCTCTTTCAACTCCTCTTATCGAAATCGTGATTCTCTAGAATACAAGCAAGATCTGGGGAATGCTATTG TAAATTTTGCTCGAATTGTACCTGATGGACTGCTTGTTTTCTTTCCATCATACTACCTTTTGGACCAGTGTATTGGGTGTTGGAAGACCATG GGTCATACAAACTCCACAAATTCGAGCACAATCTGGGAAAGGATCTGCAGACACAAGCAACCTGTTGTAGAACCTAGGCAATCTGCACTCTTCCCTTCTGCAATTGAA GACTTCATGACTAAATTGAAGGACGCATCTACATCTGGTGCAGTTTTTTTTGCTGTCTGCCGCGGCAAG GTAAGTGAAGGATTAGATTTTGCCGATCATGCTGGGAGAGCTGTCGTAATCACTGGTATACCATTCGCCATGAGGACTGATCCAAAG ATTCGGCTGAAACGTGAGTACTTGGATCAACAAGTTCAATcacaaatgaaaaattttaag TTTTTGACTGGAGAGGAATGGTACAGACAACAGGCATCTCGGGCTGTGAATCAGGCTGTTGGGCGCATCATTCGTCACAGAAATGATTATGGAGCAATTATCTTATGTGATGAAAG GTTCATGCAACCAGGTCGGCAAGGTGAAATGTCACTTTGGCTGCGGCCATATGTCAAG TGTTACTCTAATTTTGGTGAAGTAGTCTTCACGCTAACTCGGTTTTTCAGAGATGGAGGGAAATTTGATCTGAAAACTTCAAACAGAGGCATCA GGGATGTGAAAGGGGTGAAGGTCATCCAGCCTCAGGACAAATTCTTATGGGATAAACCTTGTATCGATTCG ATAACTTCAGTTGATGGATGTTGTTCCGAGCAGCCATTATCCTCTGTACCTGCCGCCGGTAGAGGCAACACCACGAGCCAGTTGGATGCAATTCTTCCTGCTAACCGCTCAACTCTTACTCCTTGCAAGCAAACTCATCCTTTGGCCATAAAATATTCAGGAGTTCTTTCTCATGGTGAGAAAAATTTGTGGGCTTCCAAGCGAAAAGATCAACACTATCAAAACAGTGGAGTAATTGATTTGACCATTGATTCTCCGTTGGATGAAAAGCCTAGCACAGCAGAACTTATGGAATCTTGTTCTtcaaagaagcctaaaatattGGAAACAGATTATGCTGTAACAAAATTTTCTGAAAACTCTCGTTTGAGTGAGCATTTATATGATGTCAAGACAGCACAATCAAACCACACTTCCATTAAAATAGAGAAACATGGAAAACAATCACAGCCTTCTGTAGGTGGACCAGCAGAAATTGTTACTTATGAAAGTAGTAGAAACTTGCAACATGCCCAAGTTGGTTCTTTAGTGATAAATGACGATGACATGATGACACAGAAGATTGCTAAGTTTTCTCCTGACAGGCATAAGGGTGTTAACTCTAGTACTGTGTCCTGTGTTGATGAGGAAAAGAAAGGATCTAATTTTCTGATTCAG GTTCAAGAAAATCTTTCAGCAGTAGAGTATAAAGAATTTGTGGGTTTTATGAAGGCTTTGAAGTCCAAAACGATGAAGATTAATCATGTGCTGCAATCTATTGCAAGCTTATTTTCTGCTCCAGGgaggtttcttcttcttagaaG
- the LOC122062405 gene encoding uncharacterized protein LOC122062405, protein MADNLVFKRCFVCYEASKIGFLNGCSPFTGLDGCHLKGKFRGILLIAISVDRKNGLFPLAYAVVEYECKDSWLWFLQNLYTALYSTSYDMGYLTFMSDKQKELTDAIKEVFPESHTRHCNRHLYANFRKDYKGEKLKALFWTASRAYREIEWTETMAKIKSINQKAYDFLMENQPSSWSIWAFNHQTKSDHITNNMTKSFNNLVGPYRDKPILYSIDQVRISLMDKLHKRFEQACSYKGTLTPKIKKRMDVIHQHSRSCVALSVGYNEFEVNDGTSRFVVNLNTRKCGCQESQNVGASEAEVNVSQRTRSHNASTALNDSVQARKTGKATAARARRREKEAMQKPNKN, encoded by the exons ATGGCCGACAATCTAGTGTTTAAAAGGTGTTTTGTTTGTTATGAAGCAAGCAAAATAGGGTTTCTTAATGGTTGTAGCCCATTTACTGGGTTGGATGGATGCCATCTAAAGGGAAAGTTTAGAGGGATACTATTGATAGCTATTTCTGTTGACAGGAAAAATGGATTATTTCCACTTGCCTATGCTGTTGTTGAATATGAGTGCAAAGACAGCTGGCTGTGGTTCCTTCAAAATCTGTATACTGCATTGTATTCTACATCATATGACATGGGGTATTTAACTTTCATGTCAGATAAGCAAAAG GAGTTAACTGATGCAATTAAGGAGGTTTTCCCTGAATCACATACAAGGCATTGCAATAGGCATTTGTATGCAAATTTCAGGAAAGATTATAAAGGTGAGAAGCTAAAAGCTTTATTTTGGACTGCATCAAGGGCTTACAGAGAAATTGAGTGGACAGAGACAATGGCTAAGATCAAGAGTATAAATCAAAAAGCATATGATTTTCTGATGGAAAACCAGCCTAGTTCATGGTCAATATGGGCATTTAATCACCAAACAAAAAGTGATCACATAACCAACAACATGACAAAGTCCTTCAATAACTTGGTAGGCCCGTATAGAGACAAACCCATCTTATATTCAATTGATCAAGTGCGGATAAGTTTGATGGATAAATTACATAAGAGGTTTGAGCAAGCTTGTTCTTACAAGGGGACTTTGACACCAAAGATTAAGAAGAGAATGGATGTGATCCACCAGCATTCAAGATCTTGTGTGGCCCTATCAGTAGGATATAACGAATTTGAGGTGAACGATGGCACATCAAGATTTGTGGTAAACTTGAATACTCGAAAATGTGGGTGTCAA GAGAGTCAAAATGTGGGGGCTAGTGAAGCTGAAGTCAATGTCTCTCAACGGACAAGATCACATAATGCATCAACTGCATTGAATGATAGTGTTCAAGCAAGGAAAACAGGGAAAGCAACAGCAGCTCGGGCAAGAAGACGTGAAAAGGAGGCAATGCAGAAACCAAACAAGAATTAA
- the LOC122062406 gene encoding histone-lysine N-methyltransferase ATXR6: protein MAAATSLKRRTRAPKPISHLSPTGSSDAERDYDETFCEECRSGDAAEELLLCDKCDRGFHLFCLRPILVSVPKGLWFCPPCSNQKKPKKFPLIQTKIIDFFRVQRSSDLTQKSKIGIQRTRKRAGTLVVSKKKRKLLPFKPTEDPARRLEQMASLATALTATRTEFSNELTYMPGMAPRSANYPCIEKGGMQVLSREDTETLNLCKNMLERGEWPPLMVVFDSQEGFTVEADRYIKDFTIITEYTGDVDYLRNRENDDGDSMMTLISAADPSQSLVICPDKRSNIARFINGINNHTPNGKKKQNLKCVRYNVNGECRVLLIANRDISKGERLYYDYNGQEHEYPTQHFV from the exons ATGGCTGCCGCAACGTCCCTGAAAAGGAGAACACGAGCTCCAAAGCCCATCTCTCATCTATCACCGACGGGTAGCAGTGATGCGGAACGAGATTACGATGAAACATTTTGCGAGGAATGCCGATCAGGTGATGCGGCTGAGGAGCTTCTCCTCTGCGACAAATGTGATCGAGGGTTTCACCTCTTCTGCCTTCGACCCATCCTGGTTTCTGTCCCAAAAGGGTTGTGGTTCTGCCCACCTTGCTCCAACCAGAAGAAGCCCAAAA AGTTTCCTCTAATTCAAACTAAAATTATTGACTTCTTTCGAGTTCAAAGGTCGTCGGATTTGACACAGAAATCCAAAATTG GTATTCAGAGGACACGAAAACGAGCAGGGACTTTAGTGGtgtcaaagaaaaagagaaagctATTGCCATTCAAGCCCACTGAGGACCCTGCAAGAAGGTTGGAGCAGATGGCATCTCTGGCCACAGCATTGACAGCAACAAGGACAGAGTTCAGTAACGAGCTAACTTATATGCCCGGCATGGCTCCAAGGTCGGCAAACTACCCATGTATTGAAAAAGGAGGAATGCAG GTTTTGTCTCGGGAAGATACTGAAACCTTAAACCTCTGCAAGAACATGTTGGAAAGAGGAGAATGGCCTCCCCTCATGGTTGTTTTTGATTCTCAAGAAGG GTTTACTGTAGAAGCAGACAGATATATAAAAGATTTCACAATAATCACAGAATATACAGGTGATGTTGATTACCTGAGAAATCGTGAAAATGATGATGGCGATAGTATGATGACTCTCATATCTGCTGCTGATCCTTCACAAAGCCTTGTTATATGTCCTGATAAACGTAGTAACATTGCCCGCTTCATCAATGGAATCAACAACCATACACC GAAcgggaagaagaagcagaattTGAAATGCGTGAGATATAATGTCAATGGTGAGTGTAGAGTTTTACTGATAGCAAATAGAGATAtatcaaagggggagagattgTACTATGATTATAATGGGCAGGAGCATGAATACCCAACTCAGCATTTTGTCTGA